A window of Saccharomyces paradoxus chromosome XI, complete sequence contains these coding sequences:
- the SKG1 gene encoding Skg1p (Transmembrane protein with a role in cell wall polymer composition~similar to YKR100C) has translation MTASTSVAVGCAVGIPVGVGIIIAVCFWFNLQKRYKREEQDDRELERAIYDEGGFVSFDNFGPVRDSKDEAAPTNAELKNPDHTSGSSEGSAHREEKDGKLRDQENPLGKKHSKYYVPAYRRKINLLQVRNNSYGNSAKQKSIVDLPSINNSSNVSLSSSQQHVTKRQISVYDQMVPVIADEGPTFFADPSSDTNTSNDQTKASIIELKHNVRQSSNENLIRNLQNQDFGSYYPRRASSSFLNGNISNTSFHTRNSSITSVTKHDALEDVFATPKSAALSQLPCTFDKDNEESDDYHSVKDIRSAKADKDNKDLYKLQNNYDVGNIGEIAEEDQYENEFTNYSQSKREFIESLRPK, from the coding sequence ATGACTGCCAGCACGTCAGTTGCAGTAGGCTGTGCGGTGGGTATACCCGTCGGTGTGGGTATTATAATAGCGGTATGTTTTTGGTTTAACCTACAAAAAAGATACAAGAGGGAGGAACAAGACGATAGAGAATTGGAGAGAGCTATTTATGATGAAGGTGGTTTTGTATCCTTTGACAATTTTGGACCCGTAAGAGATAGTAAAGACGAAGCAGCACCAACTAATGCTGAGTTGAAAAATCCTGATCACACATCTGGTTCATCGGAAGGATCTGCTCAtcgagaagaaaaagacgGGAAATTGCGAGATCAAGAGAACCCATTAGGGAAAAAACATAGTAAATACTATGTGCCAGCATATCGTaggaaaataaatttaCTTCAAGTACGAAATAATAGCTATGGCAATAGTGCGAAGCAGAAATCCATTGTGGATTTACCAAGTATAAATAATAGCTCCAATGTTTCGTTATCATCTTCCCAACAGCATGTAACAAAGAGACAGATTAGTGTTTATGATCAGATGGTCCCTGTTATTGCTGATGAAGGACCAACCTTTTTTGCAGATCCTTCGAGTGATACTAATACTAGCAATGACCAAACAAAAGCTTCGATAATAGAACTTAAACATAATGTTCGCCAATCTAGTAATGAAAATCTAATAAGAAATTTACAGAATCAGGACTTTGGTTCCTATTACCCAAGGAGAGCTTCATCCTCGTTTTTAAATGGCAACATATCAAATACATCGTTCCATACAAGAAATTCCTCCATAACATCTGTAACTAAACACGATGCACTAGAGGATGTGTTTGCAACACCAAAAAGTGCGGCTCTATCACAATTACCATGCACTTTTGATAAAGATAACGAAGAATCGGATGATTACCATTCAGTAAAGGACATCAGGTCGGCAAAAGCAGACAAAGATAATAAGGATTTATACAAATTACAGAATAACTATGATGTGGGCAATATCGGGGAAATTGCTGAGGAAGATCAATATGAAAACGAGTTCACCAACTATTCACAGAGTAAGAGAGAGTTCATAGAAAGCCTCAGACCTAAATAG
- the BAS1 gene encoding Bas1p (Myb-related transcription factor~similar to YKR099W), which translates to MSNTSTKDIRKSKPKRGTGFDLLEVTESLGYQTHRKNGRNSWSKDDDNMLRSLVNESAKELGYENGLEDVKTIQQSNHLSKCIAWDVLATRFKHTVRTSKDVRKRWTGSLDPNLKKGKWTQDEDEQLLKAYEEHGPHWLSISMDIPGRTEDQCAKRYIEVLGPGSKGRLREWTLGEDLNLISKVKAYGTKWRKISSEMEFRPSLTCRNRWRKIITMVVRGQASEVITKAIKENKNIDMTDGKLRQQPTADSDIRSDSTPNNEEQSQLSQRNNPSLIKQDILNVKENESSKLPKLKENDGASLNDNKPQPLPSLKEISAPPPIRMTQIGQPHTSSSRSKVSLPIDNLSPMNKQSPGGTSDSPQTSLPPAFNPASLDEHMMSGTGISESPKHAYSAMKTREPNSSSTQWKFTLKDGQGLSISNGTIDSTKLVKELVDQAKKYSLKISIHQHIHNHYVTSTDHPVSNNAGLSNTGNVNGNPLLMESFPHMGRQLGNGLPGLSSNSDTFNPEYRTSLDNMDSDFLSRTPNYNAFSLEPTSHNPADNENELGSQSNRETNSPSVFYPQANTLIPTNSTAANNEIIPGNVSANSMSPNFNGTNGRAPSSTASYTTSGSEMPPDVGPNRIAHFNYLPPTIRPHLGSSDATRGADLNKLLNPSPSSARSGSSNTKKKEKKKSESSGHHSSSSLAASKFNHIDQSEISRTTSRSDTPLRDEDGLDFWETLRSLATTNPNPPVEKSAENSGTTPQVVHQGIASHTEDSGLGSHSGGYDFFNELLDKKADTLHKEAKKANEHDMTSGGSTENGSVLPLNPS; encoded by the coding sequence ATGTCGAATACAAGTACCAAAGATATACGAAAAAGTAAGCCAAAAAGAGGAACCGGTTTCGATTTACTTGAAGTGACCGAATCACTTGGCTACCAGACACACAggaaaaatggaagaaattcATGGTCAAAGGATGACGACAATATGCTACGATCACTAGTTAACGAATCCGCAAAGGAATTGGGCTATGAGAATGGACTTGAAGATGTAAAGACAATCCAACAGTCCAACCATCTTTCTAAATGCATCGCCTGGGATGTTTTAGCTACACGATTCAAACATACCGTAAGAACTTCCAAGGACGTAAGAAAGCGCTGGACAGGATCTCTGGATCCAAACTTGAAGAAAGGCAAATGGACACAAGACGAGGATGAGCAGCTCCTGAAAGCTTATGAAGAACATGGGCCTCACTGGCTGAGTATCTCCATGGATATTCCTGGAAGGACAGAGGATCAATGTGCAAAAAGGTACATTGAAGTTTTAGGGCCTGGAAGTAAAGGAAGGCTGAGAGAATGGACCCTCGGGGAAGATTTAAATCTAATAAGTAAGGTGAAGGCATACGGCACaaaatggagaaaaatCTCGTCGGAAATGGAGTTCAGACCAAGTTTAACGTGCAGAAACAGATGGAGGAAAATTATTACTATGGTTGTGCGAGGACAAGCATCGGAGGTAATTACCAAAGCcataaaagaaaacaagaacaTAGATATGACAGACGGAAAACTCCGACAACAACCAACCGCCGATTCTGATATACGGTCAGACTCCACACCAAATAACGAAGAACAATCGCAGCTATCCCAGCGGAATAACCCCTCATTGATAAAGCAAGATATATTGAACGTTAAAGAGAACGAGTCGAGCAAATTACCAAaattaaaggaaaatgatgGAGCTAGTTTAAATGATAACAAGCCACAACCATTACCTTctttaaaagaaatttccGCACCTCCACCAATTAGGATGACGCAAATCGGCCAACCTCATACGAGTAGTAGTAGGAGCAAAGTCTCTTTGCCTATTGATAATCTTTCTCCAATGAATAAGCAAAGTCCTGGAGGAACATCTGATAGCCCACAGACAAGTCTCCCACCAGCATTCAACCCAGCGTCTCTCGATGAGCATATGATGAGTGGCACTGGTATTTCAGAATCCCCGAAACATGCTTATTCTGCCATGAAAACTAGAGAACCAAATTCCTCCAGCACGCAATGGAAATTTACGTTAAAAGATGGTCAAGGTTTGTCAATCTCAAATGGAACTATTGACAGTACAAAATTAGTAAAGGAGCTGGTTGATCAAGCTAAGAAGTACTCTTTAAAAATTTCGATACATCAGCATATTCACAATCATTATGTAACATCCACGGATCATCCTGTCAGCAACAATGCTGGTTTGTCAAATACTGGAAATGTTAACGGAAATCCTTTACTAATGGAAAGTTTCCCACATATGGGTAGGCAATTGGGGAATGGTCTTCCAGGGTTAAGTTCAAACAGTGATACTTTTAACCCAGAATATAGAACTTCTCTCGACAATATGGATAGCGattttttatcaagaaCGCCCAACTATAACGCATTCAGTTTGGAACCAACTTCACATAACCCCGCTGATAATGAGAATGAACTCGGCTCACAAAGTAATAGAGAAACAAACAGCCCATCTGTATTTTATCCTCAAGCGAATACATTGATCCCAACTAACTCTACTGCCGCTAATAACGAAATTATTCCAGGAAACGTTAGTGCGAATAGTATGTCACCGAACTTCAATGGAACAAATGGCAGGGCACCAAGTTCGACGGCTTCATATACAACGAGCGGTTCGGAAATGCCACCCGATGTGGGTCCTAATAGAATAGCACATTTCAATTATTTACCACCAACTATACGACCTCATTTGGGCTCATCAGATGCGACAAGAGGTGCTGACTTGAATAAGTTACTCAATCCGTCTCCAAGTTCAGCAAGAAGTGGTAGCAGTAATACTaagaaaaaggagaaaaaaaaaagcgaaTCTTCTGGACATcattcatcatcatctcTGGCAGCCAGCAAATTCAACCACATCGATCAATCGGAAATATCAAGGACGACATCCAGATCCGATACTCCATTGAGAGATGAAGACGGCTTGGATTTCTGGGAAACCTTGAGGTCCTTAGCTACTACTAACCCAAATCCTCCGGTTGAAAAGTCAGCCGAAAATAGCGGTACCACGCCTCAGGTGGTACACCAGGGGATTGCCTCGCATACAGAAGATAGCGGCCTAGGTTCTCATAGTGGAGGATACGACTTTTTTAACGAATTGTTGGATAAAAAGGCAGATACACTGCATAAGGAAGCTAAAAAGGCAAACGAGCATGATATGACGTCAGGAGGTTCTACCGAAAACGGATCGGTCCTGCCACTAAATCCCAGTTGA